Proteins from one Embleya scabrispora genomic window:
- a CDS encoding ADP-ribosylglycohydrolase family protein, which translates to MVGNAERVRGSMFGLAYGDALGAPTEFLSYAQIVRRYDLPGPMDLEGTPAEVTDDTQMGLAVARAVIDARADAGAFTAERLTPLLVNRFLAWWDSPENTRAPGHTCMSACAELAAGRAWPDATRRGSKGCGANMRVTPLGLLDGVDEADRCGAAQLQAAITHGHPTALAASDLTATAVHALRTGAPIPELPGLLRAHAEAQREVYRGDWLGDDLWRGPFADTPEGFVARGWDECLAVLDRLDQAVAEGDRRADPCRITGAGWIAEEALATAVLCVLLYRDDPRSAVARAAASSGDSDSIAALAGAMIGAAHGIDAWPVAWSERIEYRAELAETSAALAG; encoded by the coding sequence ATGGTGGGGAACGCGGAGCGGGTGCGCGGGAGCATGTTCGGGTTGGCGTACGGGGACGCGTTGGGCGCGCCGACGGAGTTTCTGTCGTACGCGCAGATCGTGCGCCGGTACGACCTGCCCGGACCGATGGACCTGGAGGGCACGCCGGCCGAGGTCACCGACGACACCCAGATGGGCCTGGCGGTGGCCCGGGCGGTGATCGACGCACGCGCCGACGCCGGGGCGTTCACCGCCGAGCGGCTGACCCCGCTCCTGGTGAACCGGTTCCTGGCCTGGTGGGACTCCCCCGAGAACACCCGCGCGCCGGGCCACACATGCATGTCCGCATGCGCGGAACTGGCCGCCGGCCGAGCGTGGCCCGACGCCACCCGGCGCGGCTCCAAGGGCTGCGGCGCCAACATGCGGGTCACCCCGCTGGGCCTGCTCGACGGCGTCGACGAGGCCGACCGGTGCGGCGCGGCCCAACTCCAGGCCGCGATCACCCACGGGCACCCCACCGCGCTGGCCGCCTCGGACCTGACCGCGACCGCCGTACACGCGCTGCGCACCGGCGCGCCGATCCCCGAACTCCCCGGCCTGCTGCGCGCGCACGCCGAGGCGCAGCGCGAGGTGTACCGGGGCGACTGGCTCGGCGACGACCTGTGGCGCGGCCCGTTCGCCGACACCCCGGAGGGGTTCGTCGCGCGCGGTTGGGACGAGTGCCTGGCCGTGCTCGACCGGTTGGACCAGGCCGTGGCGGAGGGCGACCGCCGCGCCGACCCGTGTCGGATCACCGGCGCGGGGTGGATCGCCGAGGAGGCACTGGCCACGGCGGTGTTGTGCGTCCTGCTGTACCGGGACGACCCGCGCTCGGCCGTCGCCCGGGCGGCCGCCTCCTCCGGCGACTCGGACTCGATCGCCGCGTTGGCCGGCGCGATGATCGGCGCCGCACACGGCATCGACGCCTGGCCCGTCGCGTGGTCCGAGCGCATCGAATACCGCGCCGAACTCGCCGAGACGTCGGCGGCGCTGGCCGGGTAG
- a CDS encoding PaaX family transcriptional regulator C-terminal domain-containing protein, with protein sequence MSYMEDGEETRGASGTSPGPAPGTSTGPRTRRTADGGPSARTLVLTVLGEYVRWPGHDGVWSPAVVAALDALGVPEAATRRAITRLTREGWLSARSEGRYTRLTLAPSLYRLLTGWTERLARATRETPWSGQWQQLLFRPPAALREARAVVEEQLAFEGFGDLGRGVWIAADPGGVDALRALIAEQGLTAYATWMTSTVCDAARERALVEQAWDLAAVRTILDDFVTRFADARAASDEAAFVLRTRMVHAWRQTFERDPRLPAALLPVDWPGITANDLFITTWRRIHTPAARWWAALDRDPRLP encoded by the coding sequence ATGTCCTACATGGAGGATGGCGAGGAAACAAGGGGCGCGAGCGGGACGTCGCCCGGGCCGGCCCCGGGCACCTCGACCGGTCCGCGCACCCGGCGCACCGCCGACGGCGGCCCGAGCGCGCGCACGCTGGTGCTGACCGTGCTGGGGGAGTACGTGCGCTGGCCGGGGCACGACGGGGTGTGGTCGCCCGCGGTGGTGGCCGCGCTCGACGCGCTCGGGGTGCCGGAGGCGGCGACCCGGCGGGCGATCACCCGGCTGACCCGGGAGGGGTGGCTGTCGGCCCGCTCCGAGGGGCGCTACACCCGGCTGACCCTCGCGCCGTCGCTGTACCGCCTGCTGACCGGCTGGACCGAGCGGCTGGCCCGGGCGACCCGGGAGACGCCCTGGTCGGGGCAGTGGCAACAACTCCTGTTCCGCCCACCGGCGGCGCTGCGCGAGGCGCGGGCGGTGGTCGAGGAACAACTCGCCTTCGAGGGCTTCGGCGATCTGGGCCGGGGGGTGTGGATCGCGGCCGACCCGGGTGGGGTGGACGCACTGCGCGCGCTGATCGCCGAGCAGGGCCTGACCGCGTACGCGACGTGGATGACGTCGACGGTGTGCGACGCCGCCCGGGAACGGGCGCTGGTCGAACAGGCGTGGGACCTGGCCGCGGTGCGCACGATCCTGGACGACTTCGTGACCCGCTTCGCCGACGCGCGCGCCGCCTCCGACGAAGCGGCCTTCGTCCTGCGCACCCGCATGGTGCACGCGTGGCGCCAAACCTTCGAACGCGACCCACGCCTGCCGGCCGCGCTGCTCCCGGTCGACTGGCCCGGCATCACCGCGAACGACCTGTTCATCACCACGTGGCGGCGGATCCACACCCCGGCCGCCCGCTGGTGGGCCGCGCTGGACCGCGACCCGAGACTGCCCTGA
- a CDS encoding VOC family protein: MTSRLFAVCFGATDPAGLARFWSEILGWEIAADGRGDDVAILPPDPAGFRVRFLPSREPRIGRNRVHFDLTSASPQVQRQTVARALELGGRHLDVGQLPEETHVVLADPDGNEFCVIAAGNRFLADTGPGRIGALSCDGTREVGYFWSKALGWPLVWDQDEETAIQSPDGGPKITWGGPPVAPKTGPNRLYLDLALPADADREAEIARLISLGATRPDAAEDAAGGVLLIDPDGNEFTLRRPRWPPVVGVR; this comes from the coding sequence ATGACCAGTCGACTGTTCGCCGTCTGCTTCGGCGCGACCGACCCGGCGGGCCTGGCGCGGTTCTGGTCCGAGATCCTGGGATGGGAGATCGCCGCCGACGGCAGGGGCGACGACGTCGCGATCCTGCCGCCCGATCCCGCCGGGTTTCGGGTGCGTTTCCTGCCGAGTCGGGAGCCGAGGATCGGTCGCAATCGGGTGCACTTCGACCTGACGAGCGCCTCCCCGCAGGTTCAGCGGCAGACCGTGGCCCGGGCGCTGGAGCTGGGCGGCCGGCACCTCGACGTGGGCCAACTCCCGGAGGAGACCCACGTGGTGCTCGCCGATCCGGACGGCAACGAGTTCTGCGTCATCGCGGCGGGCAACAGGTTCCTCGCCGACACCGGCCCCGGCCGCATCGGCGCACTCTCCTGCGACGGTACGCGGGAGGTCGGCTACTTCTGGAGCAAGGCGCTGGGGTGGCCGCTGGTCTGGGACCAGGACGAGGAGACGGCGATCCAATCCCCGGACGGCGGCCCGAAGATCACGTGGGGCGGCCCCCCGGTGGCGCCCAAGACGGGCCCGAACCGGCTGTACCTCGATCTGGCGCTGCCCGCCGACGCCGACCGCGAAGCGGAGATCGCCCGGCTGATCTCGCTCGGCGCGACGCGCCCGGACGCCGCCGAGGACGCTGCCGGCGGGGTGTTGTTGATCGACCCCGACGGCAACGAATTCACCCTGCGCCGGCCCCGTTGGCCGCCTGTCGTCGGCGTTCGCTAG
- a CDS encoding type 1 glutamine amidotransferase has protein sequence MGESRLRLVWIYPDLLSTYGDQGNALIVERRALMRGIEVERVDVRSDQPVPTSGDIYLIGGGEDRPQRLAAERLRRDPGLATAVGAGAALLAVCAGYQIIGTEFIDDLDQPEAGLGLLDVRSGRGAPGKRCVGEVLAEVDPALGLPVLSGFENHQGVTYVGPGAKPLARVTHGNGNGTGDGTEGAYAGRVIGTYMHGPVMSRNPALADLLLTWATGVPLTPLGDHWHEQLRSERLRTVRAAAAN, from the coding sequence ATCGGTGAGAGCAGGCTGCGCCTGGTCTGGATCTACCCGGACCTGCTCAGCACATATGGCGACCAGGGCAACGCGTTGATCGTGGAGCGGCGCGCGCTGATGCGCGGCATCGAGGTCGAGCGCGTCGACGTACGCTCCGACCAGCCCGTGCCCACCTCCGGCGACATCTACCTGATCGGCGGCGGCGAGGACCGGCCGCAGCGCCTGGCCGCGGAGCGGCTGCGGCGTGACCCGGGCCTGGCCACCGCGGTGGGCGCGGGCGCCGCGCTGCTCGCGGTCTGCGCGGGCTACCAGATCATCGGTACCGAGTTCATCGACGACCTGGACCAGCCCGAGGCGGGCCTGGGGCTGCTCGACGTGCGCTCCGGCCGCGGTGCGCCGGGCAAACGCTGCGTCGGCGAGGTGCTGGCCGAGGTCGATCCGGCGCTCGGGCTGCCGGTGTTGTCCGGCTTCGAGAACCACCAGGGCGTCACGTACGTGGGCCCCGGCGCCAAGCCGCTGGCCAGGGTCACCCACGGCAACGGCAACGGCACGGGCGACGGCACCGAGGGTGCGTACGCGGGTCGGGTGATCGGCACGTACATGCACGGTCCGGTGATGTCCCGCAACCCGGCGCTGGCCGACCTGCTGCTCACCTGGGCCACCGGTGTGCCGCTGACCCCGCTGGGCGACCACTGGCACGAGCAGCTGCGCTCGGAGCGCCTGCGCACCGTGCGCGCCGCCGCCGCGAACTGA
- a CDS encoding phosphatase PAP2 family protein — MGKIHAADRAAFAWVASHHVPWANKALPALSRAANHSRLWAVTGAGMALSGGRSGRRAALRGLGSVALASTVSNVLLKSWVRRPRPVIDAVPMARRLSRQPWTTSFPSGHAASAAAFATGVALESRPLGVAAGALAGSVAFSRVYTGVHYPGDVLAGAALGAGLAAVTLRWWPTRPVEAATAPQPRGKVPSLVDGDGLVVVVNASAGPEGDTAQRLRELLPAAKVVERGQDGDLVALLCEAAREAQVLGVAGGDGSVNCAARIALDRGMPLAVFPAGTLNHFAGDLGLTRLDDTAQALTAGEAVLVDVAELQRDHSHPFSDDGEELGPELFLNTFSLGVYPDLVRFREELERKIGKWPAMLVGLVRVLRDAGPVKMRVNGRPRSLWLIFLGNGEYAPEGFAPTYRPDLTDGLLDVRIVDASRPLARTRLVAAVLSGTLGTSRVYEASTARTMHLSEIQEGAELAVDGEVRPGASQLRVAKGRRLMVYRPEGALRD; from the coding sequence ATGGGAAAGATCCATGCCGCCGACCGGGCGGCCTTCGCGTGGGTGGCATCGCATCATGTGCCGTGGGCGAACAAGGCGTTGCCGGCCTTGTCGCGAGCGGCCAACCATTCGCGCCTGTGGGCGGTGACCGGTGCGGGGATGGCGCTTTCCGGCGGGCGCAGCGGGCGCCGGGCGGCGTTGCGCGGTCTGGGTTCGGTGGCGCTGGCGTCGACGGTGAGCAATGTGCTGCTCAAGAGCTGGGTGCGCCGGCCGCGTCCGGTGATCGACGCGGTGCCCATGGCGCGTCGGCTGAGCCGGCAGCCGTGGACCACCTCGTTCCCGTCCGGGCATGCCGCCTCGGCGGCCGCGTTCGCCACCGGCGTCGCGCTGGAGTCGCGCCCGCTGGGCGTGGCGGCCGGCGCGCTGGCCGGCTCCGTGGCCTTCTCCCGGGTGTACACGGGTGTGCACTACCCGGGTGACGTGCTCGCGGGCGCGGCGCTCGGCGCGGGCCTGGCGGCGGTGACGCTGCGCTGGTGGCCGACTCGGCCGGTGGAGGCCGCGACCGCGCCGCAACCGCGCGGCAAGGTGCCGTCGCTGGTCGACGGCGACGGCCTGGTGGTCGTGGTGAACGCCTCGGCCGGCCCCGAGGGCGACACCGCGCAGCGGCTGCGCGAACTGCTGCCCGCCGCGAAGGTGGTCGAGCGCGGTCAGGACGGCGACCTGGTCGCGCTGCTGTGCGAGGCGGCCCGGGAGGCCCAGGTGCTCGGTGTCGCGGGCGGCGACGGCAGTGTGAACTGCGCGGCGCGGATCGCGCTGGACCGCGGCATGCCGCTCGCCGTCTTCCCGGCGGGCACGCTCAACCACTTCGCGGGCGACCTGGGGCTGACCCGGCTCGACGACACCGCGCAGGCGCTCACCGCGGGCGAGGCCGTCCTGGTGGACGTCGCCGAACTCCAGCGCGACCACTCGCACCCGTTCTCCGACGACGGCGAGGAGTTGGGCCCGGAGTTGTTCCTGAACACGTTCTCGCTCGGCGTGTATCCCGATCTGGTGCGCTTCCGCGAAGAGTTGGAGCGGAAGATCGGCAAGTGGCCGGCCATGCTGGTCGGCCTGGTCCGGGTGCTGCGGGACGCGGGCCCGGTGAAGATGCGGGTCAACGGTCGGCCGAGGTCGTTGTGGCTGATCTTCCTCGGCAACGGGGAGTACGCCCCGGAGGGCTTCGCGCCCACGTATCGCCCCGACCTCACCGACGGCCTCCTCGACGTACGCATCGTCGACGCCTCCCGCCCGCTGGCCCGTACCCGACTGGTCGCCGCCGTACTGTCCGGCACACTCGGCACCTCGCGGGTCTACGAGGCGTCCACGGCGCGCACGATGCACCTGTCCGAGATCCAGGAGGGCGCCGAACTCGCGGTGGACGGCGAGGTGCGTCCCGGCGCCTCCCAACTCCGCGTCGCCAAGGGCCGCCGCCTGATGGTCTACCGCCCGGAGGGCGCCCTCCGCGACTGA
- a CDS encoding VOC family protein, whose protein sequence is MAVSLNHTIVPAIDHRAAARFFATVMGLEELPPSGAAGHFAPVRVNEQLTLDFMTVPAAEGHHLAFDVDPDTFDAILARIRAAGIPYGSNPRDRTNGRIDHPLCPRGLFFADDSGNLYEVMSPA, encoded by the coding sequence GTGGCCGTCAGCCTCAACCACACCATCGTCCCCGCGATCGACCACCGCGCCGCGGCCCGGTTCTTCGCCACCGTGATGGGCCTGGAGGAACTGCCCCCGTCGGGCGCCGCCGGGCACTTCGCCCCTGTACGCGTCAACGAGCAGCTCACACTCGACTTCATGACCGTGCCCGCCGCCGAGGGGCACCATCTGGCCTTCGACGTCGACCCCGACACGTTCGACGCGATCCTGGCCCGCATCCGCGCGGCCGGGATCCCGTACGGCAGCAACCCTCGCGACCGGACCAACGGCCGCATCGACCACCCCCTGTGCCCGCGCGGCCTGTTCTTCGCCGACGACTCGGGCAACCTGTACGAGGTGATGTCCCCGGCCTGA
- a CDS encoding cation diffusion facilitator family transporter, which yields MTTRDCDHGAPGGTGTPEPARGPVAGSGDHDHAAHAGHGHGGGSHAGHSHGVAADADRRYLTAALVLIGAFIVVEVTVGILAGSLALITDAGHMVTDAFAIGLALVAMRLAARPARGRWTYGFKRAEILSAQVNGITFLVLAVWFTYEAVRRLIAPPDVEGGLVIVTAAVGIVINVIAAWLISKANRSSLNVEGAYQHILNDLWAFIATLVSGIVVLTTGFARADAIASLIVAGLMLKSGITLVGESWRIFLEAAPAGIDPDAVGADLASVEGVTEIHDLHIWTITSGFPALSAHVLVEPGDDCHRVRDRLQERLRERYAITHTTLQVDHADPPVLSIGARRAHCEDPHGAVHTR from the coding sequence ATGACCACCCGCGATTGCGACCACGGCGCCCCGGGCGGCACCGGGACTCCCGAGCCGGCCCGCGGCCCGGTGGCCGGCTCCGGCGACCACGACCACGCGGCGCACGCCGGGCACGGCCACGGCGGCGGCAGCCATGCCGGGCACTCGCACGGCGTCGCCGCCGACGCCGACCGGCGCTACCTGACCGCCGCCCTCGTCCTGATCGGCGCGTTCATCGTCGTCGAGGTCACGGTCGGCATCCTGGCCGGTTCGCTGGCCCTGATCACCGACGCCGGCCACATGGTCACCGACGCGTTCGCGATCGGCCTGGCGCTGGTGGCGATGCGCCTCGCGGCGCGGCCCGCGCGAGGGCGGTGGACGTACGGCTTCAAGCGGGCGGAGATCCTGTCCGCGCAGGTCAACGGCATCACGTTCCTGGTGCTCGCGGTGTGGTTCACCTACGAGGCGGTGCGCCGGCTGATCGCGCCGCCCGACGTCGAGGGCGGCCTGGTCATCGTCACCGCCGCGGTCGGCATCGTGATCAACGTCATCGCGGCCTGGCTGATCTCCAAGGCCAACCGCTCCAGCCTCAACGTCGAGGGCGCCTACCAGCACATCCTCAACGACCTGTGGGCATTCATCGCCACCCTCGTCTCCGGCATCGTGGTGCTCACCACCGGCTTCGCCCGCGCGGACGCGATCGCGTCGCTGATCGTGGCGGGGCTGATGCTCAAGTCCGGCATCACGCTGGTCGGCGAGTCGTGGCGGATCTTCCTGGAGGCCGCCCCCGCGGGCATCGACCCGGACGCGGTCGGCGCCGACCTGGCCTCGGTCGAGGGCGTCACCGAGATCCACGACCTGCACATCTGGACCATCACGTCGGGCTTCCCGGCGCTGTCCGCACACGTCCTGGTCGAGCCCGGCGACGACTGCCACCGGGTCCGCGACCGGCTCCAGGAACGGCTGCGCGAGCGGTACGCGATCACCCACACCACGCTCCAGGTCGACCACGCCGACCCGCCGGTGTTGTCCATCGGCGCCAGGCGCGCCCACTGCGAGGACCCACACGGGGCGGTGCACACGCGCTGA
- a CDS encoding ArsR/SmtB family transcription factor: MAQPVNADLVDSVRSRLPDGAHLAETADVFALLGDPGRLTLLVALLEGELCVRDLAAACGQGESAVSHQLRLLRAHQVVTVRREGRLAYYRLADAHVRLLLDVALAHIGHAPATDHIGCATEIPGGAR; this comes from the coding sequence ATGGCGCAGCCGGTGAACGCCGATCTGGTGGACTCGGTGCGGTCGCGACTGCCCGACGGCGCGCACCTGGCCGAGACGGCCGACGTGTTCGCGCTGCTCGGCGACCCGGGGCGGTTGACCCTGCTGGTCGCGCTCCTGGAGGGCGAGTTGTGCGTACGCGACCTGGCGGCCGCGTGCGGTCAGGGCGAATCGGCCGTGTCGCACCAGTTGCGGCTGCTGCGCGCACACCAGGTGGTGACGGTGCGCCGGGAGGGGCGGCTGGCCTACTACCGCCTCGCGGACGCCCACGTGCGTCTGCTTTTGGACGTCGCGTTGGCGCACATCGGCCACGCCCCGGCCACCGACCACATCGGCTGCGCGACCGAGATCCCCGGAGGGGCGCGATGA
- a CDS encoding MurT ligase domain-containing protein, whose product MSGNSVPGQGAAPRRSPEALPPRSKLAITASRVTAAISRRAGKGSGSVIGGKLALRLAPDLLAQLSVGLQVVLISGTNGKTTTTRLVAEAMRAAGPVVSNALGANMPAGITSALAGAGDEARYGVIEVDEKYLAGVARDSDPVAIALLNLSRDQLDRAAETRMLAEKWREGLRGRDAIVVANADDPLIVWAASSSKDVLWVAAGQTWQEDSWSCPQCGGVMQRPGDDWFCSQCDFRRPSPTWSLAGDQMVDPDGRIWPLHLQLPGRANRANAVTAAAIASLFGVPVEAALERMKHVTAVAGRYDVVDYMGRKLRLLLAKNPAGWVETFSLINPPPTPVILSVNALDADGKDTSWIWDVDFTQLAGRPLFVLGQRRLDLAVRLEVAGLQFQVFETAAQAVAACPPGQIEVIANYTAFQQLRKTIKEAAQA is encoded by the coding sequence ATGTCAGGCAATAGCGTTCCCGGCCAGGGGGCCGCGCCGCGGCGCTCCCCCGAGGCGTTGCCGCCGCGTTCCAAATTGGCGATCACCGCGAGTCGGGTGACCGCGGCCATCTCGCGGCGCGCCGGCAAGGGCAGCGGTTCGGTCATCGGCGGCAAGCTCGCGCTGCGGCTCGCCCCGGACCTGCTCGCGCAGTTGTCGGTGGGGTTGCAGGTGGTGCTGATCTCCGGCACCAACGGCAAGACCACCACCACGCGTCTGGTCGCCGAGGCGATGCGCGCCGCGGGTCCCGTGGTGTCCAACGCGCTGGGCGCGAACATGCCCGCGGGAATCACCTCCGCGCTGGCGGGCGCGGGTGACGAGGCGCGCTACGGCGTGATCGAGGTCGACGAGAAGTACCTGGCCGGCGTCGCCCGCGACTCCGACCCGGTGGCCATCGCGCTGCTCAACCTCTCCCGCGACCAGCTCGACCGGGCCGCCGAGACCCGCATGCTCGCCGAGAAGTGGCGCGAGGGCCTGCGCGGGCGCGACGCCATCGTGGTCGCCAACGCCGACGACCCGCTGATCGTGTGGGCCGCTTCGTCCAGCAAGGACGTGCTGTGGGTCGCCGCCGGGCAGACCTGGCAGGAGGACTCCTGGTCCTGCCCGCAGTGCGGTGGCGTGATGCAGCGTCCGGGCGACGACTGGTTCTGCTCGCAGTGCGACTTCCGCCGCCCCTCCCCCACGTGGTCGCTCGCCGGGGATCAAATGGTCGACCCCGACGGGCGGATCTGGCCGCTGCACCTGCAACTGCCGGGCCGGGCCAACCGGGCCAACGCGGTCACCGCGGCGGCCATCGCGTCGTTGTTCGGCGTGCCCGTCGAGGCGGCCCTGGAGCGGATGAAGCACGTCACGGCCGTGGCCGGTCGCTACGACGTGGTCGACTACATGGGCCGCAAGCTGCGGCTGCTCCTTGCCAAGAACCCGGCCGGCTGGGTCGAGACGTTCTCCCTGATCAACCCGCCGCCGACGCCGGTCATCCTGTCCGTCAACGCGCTGGACGCGGACGGCAAGGACACCTCGTGGATCTGGGACGTCGACTTCACCCAGCTCGCCGGCCGTCCGCTGTTCGTCCTCGGTCAGCGCCGCCTCGACCTGGCGGTCCGCCTGGAGGTCGCGGGCCTGCAGTTCCAGGTCTTCGAGACGGCCGCCCAGGCGGTGGCGGCCTGCCCGCCGGGCCAGATCGAGGTCATCGCCAACTACACGGCGTTCCAACAGCTCCGCAAGACGATCAAGGAAGCGGCACAGGCATGA
- a CDS encoding uracil-DNA glycosylase: MVARPLGEIVEAGWAKALEPVAGRIAAMGDFLRGEIAAGRRYVPAGANVLRAFMQPFADVRVLIVGQDPYPGPGHAVGLSFAVAPEVWPLPPSLINIFTEMNRDLDLPLPTNGDLTPWTTQGVLLLNRSLTTAPGRSNAHRGKGWEEVTEQAIRALAERGTPLVSILWGREARNARPLLGPGAAVVESTHPSPKSADYGFFGSRPFSRTNDLLVAQGAQPIDWRLP, encoded by the coding sequence ATGGTGGCGCGGCCGTTGGGCGAAATTGTCGAGGCAGGATGGGCCAAGGCCCTGGAACCGGTGGCGGGTCGCATCGCCGCCATGGGCGACTTCCTGCGAGGAGAGATCGCCGCGGGGCGACGTTACGTACCCGCGGGCGCGAACGTACTGCGGGCGTTCATGCAGCCGTTCGCGGACGTGCGCGTGTTGATCGTCGGCCAGGATCCCTACCCGGGCCCCGGGCACGCGGTGGGCCTGAGCTTCGCCGTCGCCCCCGAGGTGTGGCCGCTGCCGCCGTCGCTGATCAACATCTTCACCGAGATGAACCGCGACCTGGACCTGCCCCTGCCGACCAACGGCGACCTGACCCCGTGGACCACGCAGGGCGTACTGCTGCTCAACCGATCCCTGACCACCGCTCCCGGGCGCTCCAACGCACACCGGGGCAAGGGCTGGGAGGAGGTCACCGAGCAGGCGATCCGGGCGCTCGCCGAGCGCGGCACGCCGCTGGTGAGCATCCTGTGGGGCCGCGAGGCGCGCAACGCCCGGCCGCTGCTCGGTCCGGGCGCGGCGGTGGTGGAGTCGACCCACCCGTCCCCGAAGTCGGCCGACTACGGCTTCTTCGGCTCGCGCCCGTTCTCCCGCACCAACGACCTCCTGGTCGCCCAGGGAGCACAGCCCATCGACTGGCGCCTGCCGTAG
- a CDS encoding S41 family peptidase, giving the protein MTKLFGTCATVAAATLLATTTGIASATADTAPRERPSPRQDGVWQVDGYGTVLTIENGTLQQYDTTAISCLEGSTATRATVDGDTIGYRADNSRVLAVRVNPNRRQATLQFTDAPDHRNLRRVAALPAACSRPLPGDPRTTFDVFWQTFAENYPFFAAKGVDWRSVGDRYRPRVGPNTTDDELFAIFREMLDPLDDAHLYLSGGPNRFFAEARPGTTAPTPELDARIKAYIQERDLGADHPLTEYGQGRVSYTDLPGGRGYLRVSGFLGYVEDPKGGYAVNAAELDRALDSILTTERVRRLRGLIVDLRVNGGGADNLGLNLAARLTDRPYFAYAKQARNDPLDPTRFTRAQPIRVRPAPGVPHYTGPLAVLTGGSTVSAGETFTQSLMNRPGRTVRIGEATQGVFSDVLDRALPNGWQFGLPNEVFRTRDGHTFDGTGIPPHITEPVFTDEEFAQHKDSAFDRAVAELHARTS; this is encoded by the coding sequence ATGACCAAGCTGTTCGGCACCTGTGCGACGGTGGCCGCCGCCACCCTGCTCGCGACCACCACCGGCATCGCGTCGGCCACGGCCGACACCGCGCCTCGCGAGCGCCCGTCACCCCGCCAGGACGGCGTCTGGCAGGTGGACGGCTACGGCACCGTGCTGACCATCGAGAACGGCACACTGCAGCAGTACGACACCACCGCGATCAGCTGCCTCGAGGGCTCGACCGCGACCCGCGCGACGGTGGACGGCGACACGATCGGCTACCGGGCCGACAACAGCCGCGTCCTCGCCGTACGGGTGAATCCGAACCGCAGGCAGGCCACGCTGCAGTTCACCGACGCGCCGGACCACCGCAACCTGCGCCGCGTCGCGGCCCTGCCGGCGGCCTGCTCCCGCCCCCTGCCCGGGGACCCGCGCACCACGTTCGACGTCTTTTGGCAAACCTTCGCCGAGAACTACCCGTTCTTCGCCGCCAAGGGCGTCGACTGGCGGTCCGTCGGCGATCGATACCGGCCCCGGGTCGGTCCGAACACCACCGACGACGAACTCTTCGCGATCTTCCGGGAGATGCTGGACCCGCTCGACGACGCGCACCTGTACCTGAGCGGCGGCCCGAACCGCTTCTTCGCCGAGGCCCGCCCCGGCACGACCGCCCCGACGCCCGAACTCGACGCGAGGATCAAGGCGTACATCCAGGAGCGCGACCTGGGCGCCGACCACCCGCTGACCGAATACGGCCAGGGCCGCGTCAGCTACACGGACCTGCCCGGCGGCCGGGGCTACCTGCGCGTCTCCGGGTTCCTCGGCTACGTCGAGGACCCCAAGGGCGGCTATGCCGTCAACGCCGCCGAACTCGACCGGGCGCTGGACTCCATCCTCACCACCGAACGCGTGCGGCGACTGCGCGGGTTGATCGTCGACCTGCGCGTCAACGGCGGCGGCGCGGACAACCTCGGCCTGAACCTGGCCGCGCGCCTGACCGACCGCCCCTACTTCGCCTACGCCAAGCAGGCCCGCAACGATCCCCTCGACCCCACCCGCTTCACCCGCGCCCAGCCCATCCGGGTCCGCCCGGCCCCGGGCGTGCCCCACTACACCGGCCCGCTCGCGGTCCTCACCGGCGGCTCGACGGTCAGCGCCGGCGAGACCTTCACCCAGTCCCTGATGAACCGCCCCGGCCGCACCGTCCGCATCGGCGAGGCGACCCAGGGCGTCTTCTCCGACGTGCTCGACCGGGCCCTCCCCAACGGCTGGCAGTTCGGCCTCCCCAACGAGGTCTTCCGCACCCGCGACGGCCACACCTTCGACGGCACGGGAATCCCCCCACACATCACCGAACCGGTCTTCACCGACGAGGAGTTCGCCCAGCACAAGGACTCCGCCTTCGACCGCGCGGTGGCGGAACTCCACGCCCGAACGAGCTGA